The Claveliimonas bilis genome window below encodes:
- a CDS encoding ClpP family protease translates to MIPNMKRITKSGIEEMDLFTYDFQENRTIYLFDEINSTTAKEIICQLRYLDVVGNWKDITLIINSPGGSVKDGLAILDCMNSLKSDIKVVATGVAASMGAFLLACGTKGKRYATSNTEIMIHQPLGETRGQAIEIELAAKHILRTKERLYTILANQTGKTKDVIEKDSDRDYWMTAQEALEYGLIDDIK, encoded by the coding sequence ATGATTCCTAATATGAAACGCATTACAAAATCTGGAATTGAAGAGATGGATCTTTTTACATATGACTTTCAAGAAAATAGAACAATATACTTGTTCGATGAAATCAACTCAACAACTGCAAAAGAGATTATCTGTCAGCTCAGATACCTAGATGTTGTTGGAAATTGGAAGGATATAACACTTATAATCAATTCTCCGGGTGGTTCTGTGAAAGATGGTCTTGCGATACTCGACTGCATGAATTCTTTAAAATCAGATATCAAAGTTGTTGCGACAGGGGTGGCAGCATCTATGGGAGCGTTCTTATTAGCTTGCGGGACAAAAGGGAAAAGATATGCTACTTCAAATACAGAAATAATGATCCATCAACCGTTAGGAGAAACCCGAGGTCAGGCAATAGAGATAGAACTTGCTGCTAAGCATATCTTACGAACAAAGGAACGGTTGTATACAATTTTGGCAAACCAAACCGGAAAAACCAAGGATGTAATAGAAAAAGATTCAGATAGAGATTATTGGATGACTGCACAAGAAGCCTTGGAGTATGGATTGATAGATGACATTAAATAA
- a CDS encoding transposase: MPRGILPEVKLQAVKDYISGNGSYLSHANELGVDESVFRRWINKYKASGESAFIRTGHNQSYSASFKKCVVEAYLNGEGSYRKLAVTYNIPSEITIRQWVLKYNGHEKLKASGTGGIAIMTKGRKTAFDERVEIVQYCIAHDHNYAKTAEQFGISYQQARNYTIKYENQGVEAPRDRRGKRKPEAEMSELEKLRAENRILRAEKEHAQMEADFLKKLAEIERRRG, from the coding sequence ATGCCTAGAGGAATATTACCAGAAGTGAAGCTGCAGGCCGTAAAAGATTATATTTCAGGAAACGGATCCTATCTATCACATGCCAATGAACTTGGAGTGGATGAAAGCGTTTTTAGAAGATGGATTAACAAGTACAAAGCATCCGGAGAATCCGCTTTCATCAGAACAGGACACAATCAATCTTATTCAGCCTCCTTTAAAAAATGTGTTGTTGAAGCGTATCTAAACGGAGAAGGATCTTACAGGAAACTGGCAGTCACCTATAACATTCCTTCCGAAATTACAATCAGACAGTGGGTTTTGAAGTATAATGGACATGAGAAGCTGAAAGCTTCTGGAACGGGAGGAATTGCTATCATGACCAAAGGAAGAAAAACCGCCTTCGATGAACGGGTTGAAATCGTACAATACTGCATCGCCCATGATCATAATTATGCCAAGACAGCAGAACAGTTTGGGATTTCTTACCAACAGGCACGTAATTATACAATAAAATACGAGAACCAGGGAGTGGAGGCTCCTCGTGACAGACGCGGAAAACGAAAACCAGAAGCAGAAATGTCAGAACTCGAAAAGCTGCGGGCAGAAAACCGGATCTTACGCGCAGAAAAAGAACACGCACAAATGGAGGCGGATTTCCTAAAAAAACTTGCAGAAATCGAAAGGAGGCGGGGCTGA
- a CDS encoding type IV secretory system conjugative DNA transfer family protein has product MSKNRNYDYESIWRQYANQEENQRFLSNRPEDLLKICDVYDFKAKEHPHIAAGIPVHYDLIQHKLYCLRYGPHVRISGESGNKKSRCVVRPKILSCVLNDRCSFVVNDPKGELYADPAIIHLLQTNGYEVHCINLRNFSGDGLNVLAPVITFLKAGEKTKANIYLEKFLGNLLKNNPAKDPFWPKEGQRLNRLIIDILKMLLINTTGEEEKFNLASVKSFIRMDFAYIKQIAEMLLEIMPKNVPYNPVRELLNILGAAENTVRSVIISASALIEEFAVCEALLKQISISTFEPRDMYKKPMALFFIIPDETTGMDCVASYLMDVVYQELIDEYTNRYRDKPEGAPKDVHFIIDECSNTFVPNLGSKVSISRSRQIYFSIVYQSDDGMVATYEKDWLNIKYNMKAHIFLGNSSVDVLKQISEEAGNIALSKEQKTVPAVSIDDLRHMKKTRTYKDALVIVGDYLYAAKLPDYEVYPMLAETNEFEPWHDNLEDFDFSVFTPENLFSQLISGEISFEEAEIQEVKKNSKSDKKEKNTKKTTNEEEITEDDVEEKLSELYDELFGGTEDDS; this is encoded by the coding sequence ATGAGTAAAAACAGAAACTATGATTATGAATCTATTTGGAGACAATATGCAAATCAAGAGGAAAATCAGCGTTTTTTATCTAATCGACCAGAAGATCTTTTAAAGATATGTGATGTGTATGATTTCAAAGCTAAGGAACATCCGCATATAGCAGCAGGAATACCAGTTCATTACGATCTAATTCAGCATAAACTTTACTGCCTTCGATACGGACCACATGTACGTATCAGTGGTGAATCTGGAAACAAAAAATCACGCTGTGTTGTTCGACCGAAAATATTAAGTTGTGTATTAAATGATAGATGTTCCTTTGTAGTAAACGATCCTAAGGGAGAACTCTATGCTGATCCTGCAATCATTCATTTGTTACAAACAAATGGATATGAAGTCCATTGTATCAATCTACGTAACTTTAGCGGTGATGGATTAAATGTTTTGGCTCCTGTAATTACATTTTTGAAAGCGGGAGAAAAAACTAAGGCAAATATTTATCTTGAAAAATTTCTCGGAAATCTTTTAAAAAATAACCCAGCAAAAGATCCTTTTTGGCCAAAAGAAGGACAACGCCTTAATCGTTTGATTATAGATATCTTAAAAATGTTACTTATAAATACAACCGGTGAGGAAGAAAAGTTTAACTTAGCATCTGTCAAATCTTTTATTCGTATGGATTTTGCTTACATAAAGCAGATTGCGGAGATGTTATTGGAGATTATGCCAAAGAATGTACCTTATAACCCAGTACGAGAGCTGTTGAATATTCTTGGTGCTGCAGAAAATACGGTGCGCTCTGTTATTATTTCCGCTAGTGCCTTGATTGAGGAATTTGCAGTATGTGAGGCTTTGTTGAAACAGATATCAATTTCGACTTTTGAACCAAGAGATATGTATAAAAAACCGATGGCGCTTTTTTTTATCATTCCCGATGAGACAACAGGAATGGACTGCGTGGCATCATATTTGATGGATGTAGTGTATCAAGAATTAATCGATGAATATACGAATCGATATAGAGACAAGCCTGAGGGGGCACCGAAAGACGTTCACTTTATCATAGATGAGTGTTCTAATACTTTTGTCCCCAATTTGGGAAGTAAGGTTAGCATCAGTAGATCACGTCAAATTTACTTTAGTATAGTGTATCAAAGTGATGATGGTATGGTGGCAACATATGAAAAGGATTGGTTAAATATTAAATACAATATGAAAGCTCATATTTTTCTGGGAAACAGCAGTGTAGATGTGTTAAAGCAGATTTCTGAAGAAGCCGGTAATATTGCTTTATCAAAAGAGCAGAAAACCGTTCCAGCAGTTTCAATTGATGATCTTAGACATATGAAAAAGACAAGAACATACAAAGATGCATTAGTTATAGTTGGAGATTATTTATATGCAGCAAAATTACCAGATTATGAAGTCTATCCGATGCTTGCTGAAACGAACGAATTTGAACCGTGGCATGATAATTTAGAAGATTTTGATTTTAGTGTTTTCACGCCGGAAAACTTATTTTCACAGCTTATATCAGGAGAAATTTCATTTGAAGAGGCAGAGATACAAGAAGTGAAAAAAAATTCAAAGTCAGATAAAAAGGAGAAGAATACTAAGAAGACAACAAATGAAGAAGAAATCACTGAAGATGATGTAGAGGAAAAACTTTCAGAATTATATGATGAATTGTTCGGAGGTACAGAAGATGATTCCTAA
- a CDS encoding guanylate kinase has translation MSRIIVVSGFSGSGKGSIIEKLLENNVDIWLSVSDTDRERRNATDRYTFITSDEFQSNLKKGSYIEYNRYGNHFYGSPRKPILEKIKSGYTVLLEIDIWGKRQIEQDLDLKRLEVEIISVFVAIDANTLKSRLLGRGDCENEIQKRMQIAREEARCIGEYDYVLINYELSDTVRRLESMICGKSISSDDFDSDLFREEIVALLGNDGKE, from the coding sequence ATGAGCAGGATAATTGTGGTTTCGGGATTTTCGGGAAGTGGAAAAGGTTCTATAATTGAAAAGTTGTTGGAAAATAATGTTGATATCTGGTTGAGCGTATCGGATACAGATCGGGAAAGGAGAAATGCTACAGATAGATATACTTTTATTACTTCAGACGAGTTTCAGTCAAATCTGAAAAAAGGAAGTTATATTGAATATAATCGTTATGGAAATCATTTTTATGGAAGTCCTAGAAAACCTATTTTAGAGAAAATAAAATCCGGCTATACAGTACTTCTTGAAATCGATATATGGGGGAAACGCCAAATTGAGCAAGATTTGGATTTGAAACGACTGGAAGTGGAAATTATTTCAGTATTTGTTGCTATCGATGCAAATACTTTAAAATCCAGACTTCTTGGTAGAGGTGATTGTGAAAATGAAATTCAGAAAAGAATGCAGATTGCAAGAGAGGAAGCAAGATGTATAGGAGAATATGATTATGTGCTTATTAATTATGAACTATCAGATACAGTGAGGCGTCTTGAGAGCATGATATGTGGCAAATCAATCAGTAGTGATGATTTTGATTCAGACCTATTCAGAGAAGAGATAGTAGCATTGCTCGGAAACGATGGAAAAGAGTGA
- a CDS encoding M48 family metalloprotease has translation MRKIFGLARACALLTINLFVFSSVFKAEWAIGITAIIAIIAYLGEYASLAKDRAIPVRDLDIYYKSKLESAYQLLCEQGNSAGIDLEYLRLYMVPDERINAYSYGRSHIGVTRGLLALDEASISGVLAHESGHCIIGDAFIKRILFCDITIIILGLSIMGFLSTGFLWIVFALLCFFGIGGGFLSFFITGFLSRMIRWVFTGFQHIFLFIYQITVGMISRNMEYSADHFAAKMNFGNELAFFLSRFSLEDGAPKTLRDIMYASHPTSNKRIKKIEEYCYTTLSREVD, from the coding sequence ATGAGGAAAATATTTGGCTTAGCTAGAGCGTGTGCCTTATTGACAATTAATTTATTTGTATTTTCTTCTGTATTCAAAGCAGAATGGGCGATAGGAATTACAGCAATTATTGCGATTATTGCGTATTTGGGAGAATATGCAAGCCTTGCAAAAGATCGAGCCATACCAGTTCGAGATTTGGATATTTATTATAAATCCAAACTTGAGAGCGCATATCAGTTACTTTGTGAACAGGGAAATAGTGCAGGAATAGATCTGGAATATCTTCGGTTGTATATGGTACCTGATGAACGAATAAATGCATATTCTTATGGCCGAAGCCATATTGGAGTGACAAGAGGATTGCTTGCTCTAGATGAAGCCAGTATTTCTGGTGTCCTCGCACATGAAAGTGGGCATTGCATTATTGGAGATGCTTTTATCAAGCGGATTCTTTTTTGCGATATAACTATTATTATCCTTGGTTTGAGCATAATGGGATTTCTGAGCACAGGTTTTCTTTGGATTGTTTTTGCTTTACTGTGTTTTTTCGGTATAGGTGGTGGATTTTTATCTTTCTTTATTACTGGATTTTTGAGTAGGATGATTCGATGGGTTTTTACAGGATTTCAGCATATATTTTTGTTTATATATCAGATAACAGTCGGAATGATCAGTCGAAACATGGAGTATAGTGCGGATCATTTTGCAGCAAAAATGAATTTTGGGAATGAACTTGCATTCTTTTTAAGCAGGTTTTCATTGGAAGATGGTGCACCAAAAACACTTCGTGACATTATGTATGCTAGCCATCCGACATCTAACAAGAGGATAAAAAAAATTGAAGAATATTGTTATACAACATTGTCACGGGAGGTGGATTAG
- a CDS encoding MmcQ/YjbR family DNA-binding protein, with translation MERDELFCWVKEVYGTKPDYPWKDWNAVLRHSENQKWYAVILEVNTKKLRLPDERMTDVVNVKCDPALIGSLRNRTGYFPAYHMNKENWISILLDGSVPRDEIQKLITLSYELTSTGKNSKLSKRTSD, from the coding sequence TTGGAACGAGATGAATTGTTTTGCTGGGTAAAAGAAGTCTATGGAACGAAGCCAGATTATCCGTGGAAGGATTGGAATGCAGTATTGCGTCATTCAGAGAATCAAAAATGGTATGCTGTCATTCTGGAAGTGAATACAAAAAAATTGAGGTTGCCTGATGAAAGAATGACAGATGTTGTGAATGTGAAATGTGATCCGGCGTTAATCGGTTCATTGAGAAATAGGACAGGATATTTTCCAGCTTATCATATGAATAAAGAAAATTGGATTAGTATCCTTCTAGATGGATCGGTGCCGAGGGATGAGATTCAGAAACTCATAACATTAAGTTATGAGCTTACATCAACTGGAAAAAATAGTAAATTATCAAAAAGAACAAGTGACTAG
- a CDS encoding plasmid mobilization protein has protein sequence MKTSKKQLELLHPHFVAVRLSDIEIELLDQNASILGVSRSEYLRKLLIEKEICNRIEIVADIKILRKLVSEYGKIGSNLNQIARYFNSGGDRSRAVEEEIHQCISDLFLLRKKVLKMAGETNGNPETY, from the coding sequence ATGAAAACAAGTAAAAAGCAATTAGAACTACTTCATCCACATTTTGTGGCTGTACGATTATCAGATATTGAAATAGAACTCTTAGATCAGAACGCTTCCATTTTGGGTGTCTCTCGGTCAGAGTATCTTCGCAAACTATTAATAGAAAAAGAAATTTGTAATCGTATAGAAATTGTTGCAGATATAAAAATACTTCGCAAGCTAGTCAGCGAATATGGCAAGATTGGTTCTAATCTGAATCAGATTGCCCGGTATTTTAACAGTGGCGGAGACCGCTCTCGTGCTGTCGAAGAAGAAATTCATCAATGTATTTCCGATCTTTTTCTCCTAAGAAAAAAAGTGTTAAAAATGGCAGGTGAAACAAATGGCAATCCTGAAACATATTAA
- a CDS encoding IS3 family transposase: MIKEEHEEHHYPIRSLCQLGNITRAAYYKWLNRIETANDRLNKQISGQLEAIHQEHPDMGYRRLNDKLRHDNGIKVNDKRILRICRKQQIRSNLKYRYDGCTRPSKKPAFIAENVLNRDFHADSLNKKWVTDVTAFKYGTSFDHIHKLYLSVILDLCDHRPVAYVLSDHNNNQLVFDTFDLAVKNNPGAHPIFHSDREFQYTSRVFHQKLVDAGMTQSMSRVAHCTDNGPMEGFWGILKREMYYGKKYHTRKELVQAITSYINYYINDRPQRCLDVLTPFEFHERLLAA, from the coding sequence GTGATCAAAGAGGAGCATGAAGAACACCATTACCCGATCCGGTCCCTATGTCAGCTTGGCAACATTACAAGAGCGGCTTACTACAAATGGCTGAACCGTATAGAAACAGCAAATGACCGGCTGAACAAACAGATTTCCGGCCAACTGGAAGCAATCCATCAAGAACATCCAGACATGGGATATCGGAGATTGAATGACAAACTCCGTCACGATAACGGCATAAAAGTAAATGATAAGAGGATCCTGCGCATATGCAGAAAACAGCAGATAAGATCAAACTTGAAATATCGTTATGACGGTTGCACCCGGCCATCGAAAAAGCCAGCTTTTATAGCAGAGAATGTTTTAAACAGAGACTTTCATGCAGATAGCCTGAACAAGAAATGGGTAACAGATGTAACAGCGTTTAAATATGGCACTTCATTTGACCACATCCATAAGCTTTACCTGAGTGTGATTCTGGACTTATGCGATCATCGTCCCGTTGCATATGTGTTAAGTGATCACAATAACAATCAACTCGTATTTGATACTTTCGATCTGGCAGTAAAGAACAATCCGGGAGCTCATCCGATCTTTCATAGTGACCGGGAATTCCAATATACCTCCCGTGTATTTCACCAAAAGCTAGTAGATGCGGGGATGACACAGAGCATGTCCCGGGTAGCGCACTGTACGGATAATGGACCTATGGAGGGATTCTGGGGGATACTAAAACGCGAAATGTATTATGGGAAGAAGTATCATACCAGAAAAGAGCTTGTACAAGCGATAACGTCATATATAAACTATTACATAAATGACCGCCCGCAAAGGTGCCTTGATGTATTAACACCGTTTGAATTTCATGAACGGTTATTAGCCGCATAA
- a CDS encoding FAD-dependent thymidylate synthase — protein MDHIETEILNCIAVRKAEQNMVFTATLTQHGHTIRDMKDLLNLYQKSFSNETLKNIANLPHPTVQKFTVITVAVVGASRRFLTQITRHQNEVKCMSASLQYSNYSGKAMFAVPYEILTAGKEIQDLYMKSCQSDLSCYEQLCNTGISHDAAAYATPQGLRNVLVISATPYQWKHMIGQRTCRRNTDETRIVMLNIWQKLYNLSPALFAPDLTGPFCQRGECKEGKMSCKRSIPKLWIPADILKEDYPILLERRHMHED, from the coding sequence ATGGATCACATTGAAACAGAAATCCTGAACTGCATTGCCGTCCGGAAAGCAGAACAGAATATGGTCTTTACTGCAACACTAACGCAGCATGGACATACCATTCGTGACATGAAAGACCTGTTGAATCTCTATCAGAAATCATTCAGTAATGAAACGCTGAAAAACATTGCGAACCTTCCGCATCCTACAGTACAGAAATTTACTGTGATCACGGTTGCTGTAGTAGGTGCCAGCAGACGTTTTCTTACACAGATAACCAGACACCAAAATGAAGTAAAATGTATGAGTGCTTCTTTACAGTACAGTAATTATTCCGGAAAGGCAATGTTCGCAGTTCCATATGAAATTCTGACTGCCGGAAAAGAAATCCAAGATTTATATATGAAAAGCTGTCAGTCTGATCTAAGTTGTTATGAACAGCTCTGTAACACAGGAATCAGCCATGATGCTGCCGCATATGCTACTCCACAAGGACTAAGAAATGTTTTAGTTATCAGTGCCACTCCTTACCAATGGAAACATATGATTGGGCAACGTACCTGCCGGAGAAATACAGACGAGACTAGAATCGTTATGCTAAATATCTGGCAAAAGCTGTACAATCTCAGCCCTGCGTTATTTGCTCCAGATCTCACCGGTCCGTTTTGTCAAAGAGGCGAATGTAAAGAAGGAAAAATGTCCTGTAAGCGGTCTATCCCTAAATTATGGATCCCAGCTGATATCTTAAAAGAAGATTATCCAATTCTTTTGGAAAGGAGGCACATGCATGAAGATTAA